In Brachionichthys hirsutus isolate HB-005 chromosome 5, CSIRO-AGI_Bhir_v1, whole genome shotgun sequence, a single genomic region encodes these proteins:
- the wash1 gene encoding WASH complex subunit 1, with product MSQKRGLEGQVYSVPFIQPDLRREEAIHQIADALLYLEVISSDIFRRVSDSVVKNRCQLQSLTDRLRLAQARVDKIKGSKKATKVFSSAKYPAPDRLQDYSSIFTEATDPSSQTRPRHRIQNKLRPFDEKALQEKLIYFPVCVTKKKKSEDETEEGLGSLPRNISSVSSLLLFNTTENLYKKYVFLDPLAGAVTKTHTTLETEKEEKPFEAPLSITKREQLERQTAESYFYVPDLGQVPEIDVPSYLPDLPGIADDLSYSADLGPGFAPSGPTHVPELPSFSESNAPGLQPQPNGPPPPPPPPPPPPPPPGPVLNPAIPAGAPPPPPPPPPPPPVYSPTEVSRAPGSGPASGAPSEAAQPSDGRASLLESIRNAGGIGKAKLRNMKERKMEKKKQKEQEQAVGVASSGGDFMCDLFNKLAMRRKGISGKGPAGAEAGDVPAGTGGAFARMSDVIPPLPAPHSTMDDDDWEA from the exons ATGAGCCAGAAACGCGGCCTGGAGGGCCAGGTGTACTCGGTGCCTTTCATCCAGCCTGatctgaggagagaggaggccaTCCATCAGATAGCAGATGCATTGCTCTACCTGGAAGTCATCTCTTCAGATATTTTCAGAAG GGTGTCTGACAGCGTTGTGAAGAACCGCTGCCAGCTGCAGAGCCTAACGGACCGGCTCAGACTGGCTCAGGCCCGTGTGGACAAGATCAAAGGCAGCAAGAAGGCCACCAAG GTTTTCTCTAGTGCCAAGTACCCGGCCCCGGATCGACTGCAGGATTACTCATCGATCTTTACCGAGGCTACAGACCCCTCCTCACAAACCCGACCCCGACACAGGATACAGAATAAACTTCGGCCCTTTGatgagaaggccttgcag GAGAAGCTGATTTATTTCCCAGTATGTGTGACCAAAAAGAAGAAGTCTGAGGATGAGACGGAGGAGGGGCTGGGCAGTCTGCCACGCAACATCTCATCCGTCAGCTCCCTGTTGCTGTTCAACACTACAGAGAACCT atACAAGAAATATGTGTTCCTTGATCCTCTGGCGGGAGCAGTGACAAAAACGCACACGACGCTAGAAACggaaaaagaagagaagccaTTTGAAGCACCATTGTCCATTACAAAGAGGGAGCAACTGGAAAGACAG ACTGCAGAGTCATATTTCTATGTGCCAGACCTGGGCCAAGTGCCTGAGATAGATGTGCCTTCTTACTTGCCCGACCTGCCAGGCATCGCGGATGACCTGTCATACAGCGCAGACCTGGGGCCTGGCTTCGCCCCGTCAGGACCCACACACGTCCCCGAGCTGCCCTCCTTCTCTGAGAGCAATGCACCCG GTCTGCAGCCGCAACCTAATGgaccaccacctcctccaccaccaccacctcctcctcctcctcctcctgggcctGTGCTGAATCCTGCTATTCCTGCAGGagcgccccctcctcctcccccacccccaccaccccctCCTGTTTACAGCCCCACAGAAGTCTCTCGGGCACCGGGTTCAG GCCCTGCGTCTGGTGCTCCCAGCGAGGCGGCTCAGCCATCGGATGGTCGCGCCAGCCTCCTGGAGTCTATACGCAACGCCGGAGGCATAGGCAAAGCGAAGTTACGCAATATGAAAGAGCGCAAGATGgagaagaaaaagcagaagGAGCAAGAGCAAG CAGTGGGAGTGGCATCAAGTGGAGGAGACTTTATGTGTGATCTCTTCAATAAACTTGCCATGCGAAGAAAAG GCATATCTGGAAAGGGTCCAGCGGGCGCGGAGGCTGGAGACGTCCCTGCTGGTACGGGCGGTGCGTTTGCCAGGATGTCGGATGTAATCCCACCGCTGCCTGCCCCACATTCTACGATGGATGACGATGACTGGGAAGCATAA